One window of the Perca fluviatilis chromosome 5, GENO_Pfluv_1.0, whole genome shotgun sequence genome contains the following:
- the top1 gene encoding DNA topoisomerase 1 — protein sequence MSGEHGHGNSQVNSGSKGGDTHKHKDKHKDKEYRHKDHKKDKEREKFKHSNSEHKDHSEKKHRDKEKLKHSDGSSDKHREKHKEKDKDKEKRREEKIRSSHVDKPKKEKENGYVRDTSPSAIKSEPEEDNGFYPSPQHNKTSKREYDDEEFVYKPKKVKTEHDKKAKKRKHEYEDDEEDEDIKPKKKTKDKKGTEGKKAKKEEEEKWKWWEEERSTDGSKWRFLEHKGPVFAPPYEPMPDKVKFYYDGKPMKLSAPAEEVATFFAKMLDHEYTTKDIFRKNFFKDWRKEMTSEEKSKITDLNKCNFSEMNEYFKAQSEARKQMSKEEKQKIKEENERLLQEYGFCLMDNHKERIGNFRIEPPGLFRGRGDHPKMGMLKRRIRPEDIIINCSKDSKHPKPPPGTKWKEVRHDNKVTWLASWTENIQGSIKYIMLNPSSRIKGEKDWQKYETARRLKKCVDRIRNQYRDDWKSKEMRIRQRAVALYFIDKLALRAGNEKEEGETADTVGCCSLRVEHIKLYPKMDDQEYVVEFDFLGKDSIRYYNKIPVEKRVFKNLQLFLENKQPEDDLFDRLNTSILNKHLQELMDGLTAKVFRTYNASITLQQQLKELACPDDSLPAKILSYNRANRAVAILCNHQRAPPKTFEKSMQNLQTKIDEKQNQLSAARKQLKAAKADHKASHDDKSKKAVELKRKAIQRIEEQLMKLQVQATDREENKQIALGTSKLNYLDPRISVAWCKKWDVPIEKIYNKTQREKFAWAIDMAEKDYEF from the exons ATGAGCGGAGAGCATGGACATGGAAACTCTCAG GTCAATTCTGGATCTAAAGGAGGCG ACACCCACAAACATAAAGACAAGCACAAAGACAAGGAATACAGACACAAAGACCacaagaaagacaaagagagagagaaattcaaGCACAGCAACAG CGAACATAAGGACCACTCTGagaagaaacacagagacaaagagaagcTGAAGCACAGCGACGGCAGCTCAGACAAGCACAGGgaaaaacacaaagagaaagacaaggacaaagagaagaggagagaagagaag ATCAGGTCATCCCATGTAGACAAGcctaaaaaagagaaagaaaatggaTATGTAAG AGATACAAGCCCTTCTGCCATTAAGAGCGAGCCTGAAGAAGACAATGGCTTCTACCCTTCTCCCCAACACAACAAGACCTCCAAACGGGAATATGATGATGAAGA atttgtaTACAAGCCCAAAAAAGTCAAGACAGAGCATGACAAAAAGGCCAAGAAGAGGAAACATGAGTATGAagatgatgaggaggatgag GACATCAAGcccaaaaagaagacaaaagacAAGAAGGGAACAGAAGGAAAGAAAGccaagaaagaagaagaggagaagtgGAAATG GTGGGAGGAGGAAAGATCTACAGATGGATCCAAATGGCGCTTCCTTGAGCATAAGGGTCCAGTGTTTGCCCCTCCGTATGAACCTATGCCTGACAAAGTCAAATTTTACTATGATG GTAAGCCTATGAAACTCAGTGCTCCTGCTGAGGAGGTAGCTACATTTTTTGCCAAGATGTTGGATCATGAGTACACCACTAAGGACATCTTCAGGAAGAACTTCTTTAAGGACTGGAGGAAG gaaatgacatcCGAGGAGAAGTCAAAGATCACCGACCTGAACAAGTGCAACTTCAGTGAGATGAATGAATACTTCAAGGCCCAATCAGAAGCTAGGAAACAGATGTCAAAAGAGGAGAAACAG AAAATCAAAGAGGAGAATGAGAGACTCCTCCAGGAGTACGGTTTCTGCTTAATGGACAACCACAAGGAAAGGATCGGAAACTTCCGCATCGAGCCACCAGGCCTGTTCCGAGGACGAGGCGATCATCCGAAGATGGGCATGCTGAAACGACGCATCAGACCTGAAGACATCATTATTAACTGTAGCAA GGATTCGAAGCACCCTAAACCTCCCCCAGGAACAAAATGGAAGGAAGTTCGCCATGACAACAAGGTAACCTGGCTGGCATCCTGGACAGAGAACATTCAGGGCTCCATCAAGTACATCATGTTGAATCCCAGCTCCAGGATCAAG GGGGAGAAGGACTGGCAGAAGTATGAGACTGCTCGGCGGCTGAAGAAGTGTGTAGATCGCATTCGTAATCAGTATAGAGACGACTGGAAGTCAAAAGAGATGAGGATCAGGCAGAGAGCTGTGGCACTGTATTTCATAGACAAG CTTGCACTGAGGGCGGGCAACGAAAAGGAGGAAGGTGAGACAGCAGACACAGTTGGCTGCTGTTCGCTGCGGGTGGAGCACATCAAACTGTACCCCAAGATGGACGACCAGGAGTATGTTGTGGAGTTTGACTTCTTGGGAAAAGACTCCATCCGTTACTACAACAAGATCCCCGTGGAGAAGAGG GTCTTTAAAAACCTCCAGCTGTTCCTAGAGAACAAGCAGCCTGAAGATGACCTCTTTGACAGACTGAAT ACTTCTATTCTGAATAAGCACTTACAGGAGCTGATGGATGGCCTGACAGCCAAGGTCTTTCGTACCTACAATGCCTCCATCACCCTGCAACAGCAGCTCAAAGAACTTGCCTGCC CGGATGACAGCCTCCCAGCTAAAATCCTGTCATACAACCGTGCCAACCGGGCGGTGGCCATCCTCTGTAACCATCAGAGAGCTCCACCCAAAACATTTGAGAAGTCCATGCAAAACCTTCAGACCAAG ATCGACGAGAAACAGAATCAACTGTCAGCAGCCAGGAAGCAGCTGAAGGCCGCCAAGGCTGATCACAAGGCTTCCCATGATGACAAGAGCAAAAA GGCTGTGGAGTTGAAGCGTAAAGCTATCCAGAGGATAGAGGAGCAGCTGATGAAGCTCCAGGTTCAGGccacagacagagaggagaatAAACAGATTGCTCTGGGCACCTCCAAGCTCAACTATCTGGATCCACGCATCTCTGTTGCTTG GTGCAAGAAATGGGATGTTCCCATTGAGAAGATCTACAACAAAACCCAGAGAGAGAAGTTTGCCTGGGCGATTGACATGGCTGAAAAGGACTATGAGTTTTAA